In the Carboxydothermus hydrogenoformans Z-2901 genome, TCCGCAATACTGCCGGAAAGCAATTTTTCACTGTAAGGCGGACTGGTGGAAGCCCAGGTCAAAAGGGAAATTTCTTCAGGATTTATACCTTCAAAAAGAGCATCCCTGGCAGCAGCTATACCCATTGTTAACGAATCTTCATCAAAATCGGCAACTGTTTTCTCACTGAAGTTTGCTCCGCAGCTGCCCAGGGCTTTCTGGTATTCGCTCCTGGTTATTCTAAGGCCGGGGAAATAGATGCCGTAACTTACTATCCCCACTTCCATCGCTACCCCTCCCTCCGGTAAATAAACACCGCTGCCGTTCCTCCGGAACCGCCTACATTGTGGGATAAGCCTACTTCGGCATTTTTTATCTGGCGCTCCGGATTTTTGACCCTTCCCCGGAGCTGGTTAAACACTTCGTATGCCTGACCGCAGCCGGTAGCTCCAATAGGATGGCCCTTACTTTTAAGTCCGCCGCTGACATTTACCGGAAGGCGTCCACCAAGGTAGGTCTCCCCTTCTTCCAATAGCCTAATCACCTCTCCCTTTTCGCCAAAGCCAAGGTCACCGTAAGCTAAAATTTCGGCAATAGTAAAGCAGTCATGCACTTCCGCAAAATCAATTTCTTTTGGAGTTATTCCGGCCATCTGATAAGCTCTGGTGCTTGCCTGCCGGGTGGCTTTAAAACTTGTAATACTGTCTCGATCCTGCAAAGCCAGGTAATCGGACCCAATTCCATAGCCGATGATAAAGACTGGATGGTCGGTAAACTCTTTTACCCGGTCTTCACTGCAAAGTAAAACAACCGCTGCTCCGTCACTGGTAGGTGAGCAGTCCCACACCGTAAAGGGATCAGCTACCGGTGCTCCCTTTAACACCGTTTCCACCGTTATTTCCTGTCTGAATTGAGCCTTGGGATTCATTTTGCCGTGATAGTGGTTTTTCACCGCTACTTTGGCCAGCTGCTCCCGGGTAAGGCCGTATTCCTCCATATAGCGCCGGGCAATTATAGCGTAAATCCCGGCAAAGGTTAAGCCTGCCAGTCTTTCAAACTCGGTATCGCCGGAAATCCCAAGCCAGTATTTGGCTTTGGTCGAAGAAACATCCCGCATTTTTTCAACCCCGGCAGCAAGAGCAATATCGCACTGTCCGGAAGCAACCGCATTAATCGCATTATATAACGCAAATCCACCCGAAGCACAGGCATTTTCCACCCTTACCGCCGGAACATTGGGTAAACCCACATGTCCCATTAATAAGGGAGCAAGCTGTCCTAATTGAAAACCGCTGCCGGCGCTTAAAGAGCCAATAAAGGCCTGCTGGATTTCCCGGGGGTCAATCCCTTTATCGACACTCTCTATTGCTTCCTTAAAAGCCATAGCAAAAAGCTCTTTAACCCCCAGCTCTGGAAAATCGCCGTAGGGAGTTTGCCCGGCTCCGATGATGGCTACCCGCCGCATGCAAGCCACCTCTTTATTAACCCAGTTCCTTTAAAATCTGGGAAGCTATTATATTCTTCTGAATTTCCGAAGTTCCTTCATAAATCCTGGTAATCCGGGCATCCCGGTAGTATCTTTCAATGGGGAACTCTTTCATATAACCCATGCCGCCAAAAATCTGTACCGCTTTATCGACCACCCGGCCATAAGCTTCCGAAGCAAACAGTTTGACGGCAGCAGCCTCTTTAATGACCTTTGCTCCCTGGTCCACAAGCCAGGCTACCCGGTAGGCAAACCATCTGGTTGCTTCAATATCTACGGCCATCTCCGCCAGCATATGCTGAATAGCCTGGAAAGACGAAATAGGCTTACCAAACTGGACCCGCTGCTGGGCATAACGGGTAGACAGCTCCAGAAGTTTTTGCATGGAACCAACACAGCGAGCAGCCAGTCCTACCCGCCCTTTAGCCAGGATTTTCAGGGCATTGATATAACCTTCGCCGACATTGCCCAGGACGTTTTCTTCCGGAACTTCGCAGTCTTCCAAGATAATTTCCGAGGTATGGGAACCTCGCAGTCCCATTTTTTTCTCAATAGTTCCCACTTTAAAACCAGGAAAGTTCTTTTCGACAATAAACGCCGTTATCCCACCTTTAGCCCCTTTGCTTTTATCGGTTACCGCAATAATGGTAAAGACATCGGCATCTGGACCGTTGGTGATAAAATGCTTTACCCCGTTTAAAATATAGCGGTCTCCCTTTTTAACGGCTGTTGTCCTGATACTTGCGGCATCAGAACCAGCCTCTGGTTCAGTTAAAGCAAAGGCAGCTAATTTTTTCCCCGAGGCAAGGTCAGGTAAATATCTTCTTTTTTGTTCTTCGGTGCCTAACTCCACGATACCAGTGGTACCAATACCGGTATGCGCACCAATTAAAGTGGTAAAACCATTGGCGGTACGTCCAAGTTGCTCATAAATTATACATTTGCCCAGCATGCCAATGCTGCCCACACCGCCATACTCTTCCGGGATGCTCAAACCAAAGAGTCCAAGTTCTCTTGCTTTCTGGATAATTTCTTCCGGCACCCGGTCTTCTTCATCAATTTGCTGGCTGATGGGGTCAACTTCGTTATCCACAAAATCCTTGACCGTCTGCACCATCATTTGCAGTTCTTCACTGATCGTGAAATCCATAGCGCCCCTCCCTCTTGCTTTTTTGTTTTATATATGAAATAATTGTCTTATATATAGTATAACGGGATTTAAATTTTTATGTCAATAATTTTGCAATAAATTTTAAAATTTTCTTACAATTTTTCTTAAACCGCTTGCAGTGTTATGATAAATTAGGAGAGGTGACGTTATGGTTTTAGAAGAAAAAGAAAATAAATCGGGAGCCCCGGCCGTGGAAATGGCTATCAAAATCTTAACTTATTTAAGTAGATACCGGAATAAAAACCGCACCCTTGCCGAAATTGCCCGGGACTTAAATATCAATAAAAGTTCCTGCCACCGGATATTGAAAGTTCTTCTGGATTACCGGCTGGTATCCTATGACAAAAACACCAGGCAGTTCAGCCTGGGATCTTTTTTAATTGTTTTAGGTAGCCGGGCTTCCGAATTCAACGACTACTTAAAAATTGCCAAACAGCATTTAAAAGAATTAGCAGAAACCACCAAACAAACCTGTGTCCTTGTAGAGCCAATCGCCAACAACCGCCTAGTTTACATTGCCAAAGAAGAGCCGGAGGCAGCAGTACGGATTACCGTCAGTATCGGTCAATCGTTTCCGGTAACCAGTGCTTCCTTTGGAAAATGTTATCTGGCCTTCCTTCCAGAAAAGGAAGCCAGGGAAATTGTAAAAGAGGTAGGAATCAAGCAATTTACCGACAAAAGTATTACCAATGTAGAGGAATTTTTTCAAAGTTTGGAGGTAATTCGAAAGCAGGGCTATGCGGTGAGCTTTGAAGAACACACTCCGGGGGTTTTTGGCATTAGCGCTCCTGTTTTTGATAACAGCGGAAGTGTTCGCATGGTTGTATCGTGTATTGGGCTTGCTTCTTCAGTGAATGAAGAAACAATTAATTTTTACGCTGACAAAGTTAAAACTACCGCGCAAAAAATCACCGCTATTTTTTCCGATATGTAACAACACCCCGAAGTTAAACCTCCGGGGTGTTTTCCTTTTAACCACCGCTTAAGTAGGGAAAGACAAATACTTCATCCCCATCTTTTAGCAGCTGGTTGTCAGTTGCTATCTGTCCGTTAACCGCAATACTAAAGGGATTTTTAAGTCTTGAGGCCAAAAGCTCCTTTAACTCTTCAATACTTCCTGCCGCAAGTTCAATTTCTTCTTTGGGAAGGTCGTAAAATAAAGCATAATTTACCTTAACTTTAATCATCCGCCAGTAACCTCGCTAAAAATTCCCGGGATATGGTGCCATCGGAATTCCAGCCCCGAAGTTGATAAAATTCAGGCAAGTATTTTTCAATCTCCGGAACGTTACCAAAGGCTCCCCCTTCGGCAAGAGGCTTTTTCACATGCCCGGGTAGCCTATCATCGGCCGGACTGCTTCCCAAATTAAAGGAAATGGCTCTCTTAATTGTAATCGAATTGTTTGCTGCTTCGACCACTTTTTCCGGCGTCCAGGCAACTCCGGTAGTATAAGACAGAGCACCCACCACAGCCTTTAACGGTGTAAAGGCAAAGCTGCATTTTACAAGACAGTTATCAAGTTCCCGTAAGCTCTGGAACTTCACTACTGCTTCAACCCGGCCATCAAGGTTAAACCTCGGTCCCGGCACTACTCCAAAGTCCGGATCTTTAGCAATCCCCAGGTCAACTTCAAAGAAACTTCCTCTTAAATGACAGGCTCCCCGGGGACCGGTTGCATAGGATAACGCCTGACCGGTAAAGGCTCTTGGTTCATGCATGGGTATCTCCAATCTTCTTACAGCCGCAGCATAGTCCTGAGACAAACCAAGCTCTTCGGCCACTCTGGCAACTCCCTTGCCTATCAGCTGACCAATGCCGCTGTTTTCTCCGGTTAGCCTTAACGCTTCAAGAATTCCCTTGCTATCTCCAAAATCAGGCACTTCGGCCTTCAAGTTTTCGGGAAGCAAATTCTCTTCTTTTAAGTACATTAAAAAGGCCAGGCTAACACCGGTGGAAATAGTGTCAAAGCCATAACGGTTGGCAATATCATTGGCTTCAATAATAGTATCCATATCGAAGTTTTCCAGAAGCGGTCCGTAAGTAACCGCTGTTTCGTATTCGGGACCATCAACAATTCTACCTTTGAAATTAAGTTCGCGTCCACAGGCAATTGGACAACCCCAGCAGGCTCTGGGATGGATTGAATATTCCTCTCTGAACTTTCTGGCATTGACCTTATCTATCGGAAATAATCCTTTGGTAAAATATTTCACCGGAGTATCGCCAAAATAATAGCCAATATCCAGATATCCTAAAGTCCCGTACTGGGTAAAGAGCTCCATTTCCTTTTTATAAGCAGCCGTTAATTGCTTTGCCAATTCTTTCAGCTCTTCTTTAGCAGCAACCGGTACTTCTCCCTGTCCATCGACTACGATGGCTTTTAGGTTTTTACTGCCAAAAACCGCTCCAAAACCCATTCTCCCGGCAGCCCGACCGTGGTCGTTCATCACCGCAGCCATCGGCATTAACCTTTCGCCGGCTACCCCAATGCCTGCAATGCTGACATTACTGCCGTAAACTTTTTTGAGCTCTTCCTGCATTTCATAGGAATCAAGACCTTTTAAGTTGCTGCCGGGTTTAATCTCCACCCTGCCATTTTTGACTTCAAGATATACCATATCCTGAGCTTTACCGGTAATAATTAAACCATCAAAACCGGCTCTTTTAAGATATGCCCCAAATTTTCCGCCAGAGGTAGCCTCGCCCCAGTAGCCGGTTAATGGTGAACGGCCACAAACTGCATAGCGGGAAGAAGCCGGTAGAGCGGTTCCCGTAACCGGGCCAGCCATCACTGCCACATAAGCTTCCGGAGCCAGGGGATCAATTTCCGGCTTAATGTAATCATAAAGAAGCCTTGCTGCAAGGCCACTGCCACCGATAAATTTTTCGGCAAGCTTGAATGGCGTAGGCTTTATCTCAACTTTCTGGTTTGATAAGTCAATATACGCTATTTTCCCTGTGTAACCCAGCATTAGCGTACGCCTCCTTTCAGCGTCCCGTACAAGGATGCCACAAAAATCTCCTCATAATCTTTTGGTGTTACCGGAATGGGGCTTAAAATACTGACCGGGTCAATAAGCGCCCAGGAAACCAGCTCCGGTAACGCTTGCTTAAATGCCTCCTCACTAACCTGCGGATAATCGGAAAACTTAAAGCTAAAGCCGAGCTTTTTATAAAACTCAACCAGCGAATTTAAAAACTCCTCGCCCTTTCCAAAGCCAAGGGCCTTTGCAAGTTCATCGGTTTTGGTTAAGTGTTTGGCGTAAAACTCAAAGACATAGGGTAAAAATGCCCCAACACACAAACCATGGTGCAGACCAAACTTTTTCCCCAGGGTATGCCCCAACGCATGGTCGATACCAGGAGCAGCATTGCTGAAAGCCAGCCCCGCTAAATTAGCAGCAATTAACATTTTTTGCCGGGCTTCTAAATCCCGACCATCCGCCACCACCCGGGGTAAAAACTTAAAGATTAGTTTTATCGCCTGGAGAGCATAAGCATCGGTATATTCGTTAGCCCAGCCGCTCAAGTACGCTCCTACCGCATGCGCCAGGGCATCAACACCGGTCCAGAGGGTTAGATTTGGGGGAAGAG is a window encoding:
- a CDS encoding IclR family transcriptional regulator, producing the protein MVLEEKENKSGAPAVEMAIKILTYLSRYRNKNRTLAEIARDLNINKSSCHRILKVLLDYRLVSYDKNTRQFSLGSFLIVLGSRASEFNDYLKIAKQHLKELAETTKQTCVLVEPIANNRLVYIAKEEPEAAVRITVSIGQSFPVTSASFGKCYLAFLPEKEAREIVKEVGIKQFTDKSITNVEEFFQSLEVIRKQGYAVSFEEHTPGVFGISAPVFDNSGSVRMVVSCIGLASSVNEETINFYADKVKTTAQKITAIFSDM
- a CDS encoding MoaD/ThiS family protein; this encodes MIKVKVNYALFYDLPKEEIELAAGSIEELKELLASRLKNPFSIAVNGQIATDNQLLKDGDEVFVFPYLSGG
- a CDS encoding iron-containing alcohol dehydrogenase; this translates as MERGKYGFEDPVRRLLFTLAGTSGVRGLQSAVIGPRIFMGPRALNTLVGMGKTICRNNRVLIITDKIVKPNAEKVKEIFSNAGYHVEMWDEVQPEPPVENIFAGVEAVKNSDASLIIAIGGGSVIDATKVIWLLYERPDVDFRKLSPVDSLGLRKKALFAAIPTTAGTGSEATSAAVITEGGHKMSLSHPEFVPDFAILDPNFTVSLPPNLTLWTGVDALAHAVGAYLSGWANEYTDAYALQAIKLIFKFLPRVVADGRDLEARQKMLIAANLAGLAFSNAAPGIDHALGHTLGKKFGLHHGLCVGAFLPYVFEFYAKHLTKTDELAKALGFGKGEEFLNSLVEFYKKLGFSFKFSDYPQVSEEAFKQALPELVSWALIDPVSILSPIPVTPKDYEEIFVASLYGTLKGGVR
- a CDS encoding aldehyde ferredoxin oxidoreductase family protein codes for the protein MLGYTGKIAYIDLSNQKVEIKPTPFKLAEKFIGGSGLAARLLYDYIKPEIDPLAPEAYVAVMAGPVTGTALPASSRYAVCGRSPLTGYWGEATSGGKFGAYLKRAGFDGLIITGKAQDMVYLEVKNGRVEIKPGSNLKGLDSYEMQEELKKVYGSNVSIAGIGVAGERLMPMAAVMNDHGRAAGRMGFGAVFGSKNLKAIVVDGQGEVPVAAKEELKELAKQLTAAYKKEMELFTQYGTLGYLDIGYYFGDTPVKYFTKGLFPIDKVNARKFREEYSIHPRACWGCPIACGRELNFKGRIVDGPEYETAVTYGPLLENFDMDTIIEANDIANRYGFDTISTGVSLAFLMYLKEENLLPENLKAEVPDFGDSKGILEALRLTGENSGIGQLIGKGVARVAEELGLSQDYAAAVRRLEIPMHEPRAFTGQALSYATGPRGACHLRGSFFEVDLGIAKDPDFGVVPGPRFNLDGRVEAVVKFQSLRELDNCLVKCSFAFTPLKAVVGALSYTTGVAWTPEKVVEAANNSITIKRAISFNLGSSPADDRLPGHVKKPLAEGGAFGNVPEIEKYLPEFYQLRGWNSDGTISREFLARLLADD
- a CDS encoding acyl-CoA dehydrogenase family protein, translated to MDFTISEELQMMVQTVKDFVDNEVDPISQQIDEEDRVPEEIIQKARELGLFGLSIPEEYGGVGSIGMLGKCIIYEQLGRTANGFTTLIGAHTGIGTTGIVELGTEEQKRRYLPDLASGKKLAAFALTEPEAGSDAASIRTTAVKKGDRYILNGVKHFITNGPDADVFTIIAVTDKSKGAKGGITAFIVEKNFPGFKVGTIEKKMGLRGSHTSEIILEDCEVPEENVLGNVGEGYINALKILAKGRVGLAARCVGSMQKLLELSTRYAQQRVQFGKPISSFQAIQHMLAEMAVDIEATRWFAYRVAWLVDQGAKVIKEAAAVKLFASEAYGRVVDKAVQIFGGMGYMKEFPIERYYRDARITRIYEGTSEIQKNIIASQILKELG
- a CDS encoding thiolase domain-containing protein; translation: MRRVAIIGAGQTPYGDFPELGVKELFAMAFKEAIESVDKGIDPREIQQAFIGSLSAGSGFQLGQLAPLLMGHVGLPNVPAVRVENACASGGFALYNAINAVASGQCDIALAAGVEKMRDVSSTKAKYWLGISGDTEFERLAGLTFAGIYAIIARRYMEEYGLTREQLAKVAVKNHYHGKMNPKAQFRQEITVETVLKGAPVADPFTVWDCSPTSDGAAVVLLCSEDRVKEFTDHPVFIIGYGIGSDYLALQDRDSITSFKATRQASTRAYQMAGITPKEIDFAEVHDCFTIAEILAYGDLGFGEKGEVIRLLEEGETYLGGRLPVNVSGGLKSKGHPIGATGCGQAYEVFNQLRGRVKNPERQIKNAEVGLSHNVGGSGGTAAVFIYRREG